CAGGTGCGCGCGCTGCTCGGCGCCGACGTCGGGCTCGCGACCACCGGCGTCGCCGGCCCGGAGCCGCAGGACGGATTTTCACCCGGGACCGTCCACGTCGCGGTGGCGACCCCTGCGGGCACGGTGGTGCGCACGCTCGCGCTGGTGGGCGGTCGCGCGGCGATCCGCGCCGCGACCTGCGACGCCGTCCTCGCGGAGGCGCTCCGGGTGGTGCGGGAGGCGCCCGCGCCCGGCGACCCGGGAACACGGGACCCCGCACCGACGTTGGACCCCACGTGATGAACACCAGGCCGTCCACCCGTCCCGGCGCTGCCCGTCGTGGCAGCGACATGTACGGTGGGAGCCTCCCCACGCGGGGCCACAAGGGTGTCGCACTCGTCCGGACCGCGCCCGCGGGCGCCCCGGCGGTGCGGCAGGAGCAGGATCGGGACATGAGAGGAGGACGCCGGATGGTCGTGTTGCGCCGAGAGATCGGTGACGTGCTGCGGGATGCCCGCCAGCGGCAGGGTCGGACCCTGCGCGAGGTGTCCTCCGCCGCCCGGGTCTCGCTGGGCTACCTCAGCGAGGTCGAGCGCGGTCAGAAGGAGGCGTCGTCGGAGCTGCTGGCCAGCATCTGCGAGGCGCTCGACGTACCTCTGTCGCTCGTGCTGCGCGAGGTGAGCGACCGCATCGCCGTCGCCGAGGGTCTGCTGATCCCCGACACGGTCCCCGTCGACCTCGCGTCGGCGCTCGGTGGCCAGGACAGCTCCTGGACCCGCCACCGCCCGGAGCTCGCACCGGTCGGCTGAACCCGCGGGGACGAACCCCCATGCACACGCGACGCCCGGTCGCTCCCGCCCTTCGCTCGGCGGGACGGCCGGGCGTCGTCGCGTCCGGGGCGCTCAGCGGTGGGTGGTCGCGGGGCGCTGGCACACCCCGCAGAAGTACGCCGGACGCTCCCGCGGCGGGGCCCCCGCGAGCCCCCGGCGCACCGGTGCGCCGCAGCGGCGGCACGGCTCGCGCAGGCGCCCGTGGACCCACGTCGTGCGGCCCCGGTACGTCTCGCCCGTCGTGCTGGGGAGCGCGGTGCCGACGGACCGGAGCATGATCGCCCGGGCGACGCGCAGCAGCCGGCCGGGGTCCGGCACCTCGTCGGCGGGGGTCCACGGCCAGATGCGCTCGAGGAACAGCGAGTCGGCCATGTAGATCGTCCCGATGCCGGCGACGACGGTCTGGTCGAGCAGCACCTCGCACACCGGGGTCGCGCCGCGGGCCTCCCAGCGCCGCAGCGCCTCGGGCAGACCCGTCGTCTCGAAGTCGTCGGCCAGCAGGTCGGGCCCGAGGTGACCGATGAGGGTGTGCTCGTCGCGCGTCGGCACGACGTCGAGCATCCCGATCAGCTCGCCGACCGCCGTCCACGTCGCGTTGCCGAGCACCGCCCGGACGGCCGGGCCGGCCGCGCGAGCGCCGGGCGTGCCGGTGCGGGCCACCCGCCAGGACCCGTCCATCCGCAGGTGCGTGTGCAGGGTGCGGCCGTCGTCGAACCGCGTCAGCAGGTGCTTGCCGTACGACGCGGTGCCGAGCACGGTGCGCCCCACGAGGTCCACGGTGGCGGCGGTCGGCCAGCGGAGGTCCGCGCGCACGAGCTCGCGGCCGGCGAGCGCCTCGTCGAGCCTCCGGGCGGTGCGGCGCAGGATGTCGCCCTCAGGCACGGCGGTGCCCCCGGTGCTGCCGGTGCTGCCGGTGCTGCCACCGGTGCCCGCGGCTGTGTCCCCGGTGCCCGCTGTGCCGGCTGTGCCCCCTGTGCCCGCTGTGCCCGCTCTGCCCGCTGTGCCCGCGGTGGGGAGCGCCCGCTGCGGGCGGCGCCTCGCCGGTCACCGTGCACCGCGCAGCCGCAGCCCCCGGGGCGTGGCCCCGAACCCGGCGGCGGCGAGCGCCCGTCCGAGCGGTGTGCCCGAGGCACCGAGCAGCTCCTCGCCGTCCGCGCGCACGAGCGTGACGCGACCGAGCCGTCCCTCCCGCACGGCGTCGGCGAGGCGTGCGGTCGCGAGGCGCAGCACGTCGTCGTCCTCGGTGAAGGTCAGCACGGTCCGGCCGCCGCGCTCCAGGTACAGCGCGAGCTCCCCGTCCACCAGCACGACGACGCTGCCCGCCTTGCGCCCCGGCCGGTGACCGGTCGACGCGTCCGCGCGCGCGGGCCAGGCGAGCGCGGCGCCGTACGGGTTCGCGGGGTCGGTCGCGGCGAGCAGCGCGACGGCCCGGTCGGCGTCGGGCGGCGCGGACTGCTCGGCCAGCCGCTCCAGCGTGCGGGCGTCGGCGCGGAGCTGGTCCACGGCACCGGGCAGCGCGAACTGGGAGCCGCCCAGGTGCTCCACGAAGTAGCCGCGCCGCACCTGTCCCGCCTGCTCGAGCGCGGCCAGCACGCGGTAGACGGCGGCGAACTGCCCGGAGATGCCCTCGGCGGGCGCCACGGCGCGGGTGAGCACGCCGTGGCGGTCCAGCAGCTGCGCCGCGAGCGCGTGCGCGCGCCGCGTCGGGTCGGTCTCCCGCGGGGGCAGCATCGACCAGCGTCCGCCGCCCTCGCCCGCCGCGGGGACGCCCGGCGCGGGCACGCCGGCGAGACCCGGGCTGCGCAGCCCGAGGCCGGAGCCGCGCAGGCCCGGTCGCCCGCCGTAGCGGCCCATGGTCAGGGCGCGGGCCCGCGGGGACGCCCCCGGGCCGGCGGGGGCGCGGTGCGCCGTCCGTCCGCCGGCGAGCCGGGCCCGCAGCGGGGCGAGGCCGTCGTTGGTGACCAGCCCCGCCCAGACGAGGTCCCACAGGGCGTCGACGACGGCGGACTGGCTCGCCGGCTCCTCGAGGTCGCCGGCCACCCGGGAGGCGAGCGCCCCGGCGAAGTACGCGCCACCGCCCTGCAGCGCGGCCACGAGCGCCCGGTGCAGCGGGGTGGCCAGGTGGGCGGCGGCGGGGTCGTCGTCGTCCGGGGCGGCGAGCGGCGGCAGCGTCAGGTCGGCCGTGCCCGCGAGGTGCAGGCTGACCAGGCCGTCCCGGCCGGGGAGCGTCCCGTGACCCGCCCACAGCACCTCGCCGGCGGCGGTCAGCTCGTCCAGGAGCGCCGGGGAGTAGTCCGCCACACGGGCGGGCAGCACCAGGGACTCCAGCGCCGACGCGGGGACGACCGCGCCGGCGAGCTGCTCCACGGCCCGCGCGAGTCCGTCGACCCCGCGCAGGGCGCCCGGCGCGGGACGGTCGGCCCGGGCGGTCGCGTGCTGCCACGCGGGCAGGAACCGGCCGAGCGCCACCTGGGGCACCGGCTCCACCTCCGAGCGCAGCGCCGCCAGCGACCGGCGTCGCAGGGTGCGCAGGACGTCGGCGTCACAGTACTCGTCGCCGACGCCGCCGAGGGCGTCCGGTCGCAGCCGGCCCTGGACGACGACGCCGGCGCGCTCCAGCGGCCGCAGCGCGGACTGCACGACGGCGCTGCCGAGCCCGAACCGCGCCGCCGCCTGCGCCGCCGTGAACGGGCCGTGCGTGCGGGCGTGCCGGCGCAGCAGGTCGCCGAGCGGGTCGGGCAGGACCTCGGTGAACACCTCCGGGACGCCCACCGGCAGGGCGACGCCGAGCGCGTCGCGCAGCCGGCCCGCGTCCTCCACCGCGGCCCACTGCTCGGCATCGCCGCCGCTCACGCCGGAGATCCGCACCCGGATGAGCCGCCGGGCGTGCTCCAGGTCCGCGAGCCAGCCCGCCACCTCGCCGCGGACGTCCCCCCGGGTGCGGACCTCGACGCCGGCGAGCGGCAGCGGGCCGTGCCGGCGCAGCACGTCCGCCACCTGCTCGGCGGTGCGCGCCTGCCGGTCCGGGTCGGTGCCCGTGAGCTCCGCCTCGGTGCGCAGCACGGCGTCGGGGTCGAGCAGGTCCGCCACCTGCGACCCGCCGCCCCCTCCGAGCAGCTCCTCCAGCAGCGTCGGGTCCAGCGTGAGCGCCGCCGCACGCCGCTCGGCCAGCGGGGCGTCGCCGTCGTAGAGGAACTGGGCGGTGTACCCGAACAGCAGCGACTGGGCGAAGGGGGAGGGCCGGGTGGTCGTGACCTCGACCACGCGCACCCGCCCCGCCGAGACGTCCCGCATCAGCTCGACGAGCGCGTCGATGTCGAAGTCGTCCTGGAGGCACTCGCGCACGGCCTCGAGCAGGATCGGGAAGTCGGGGTACCGCGACGCGACGCTCAGCAGCTGTGCGGACCGCTGGCGCTGCTGCCACAGCGGCTGGCGCCGGTCGGGCCGGCGGCGCGGCAGCAGCAGCGCGCGGGCGGCCGCCTCCCGGAACCGGGCGCCGAACATCGCGGAGCCGCCGAGCTCGGTGCGGACGGCGTCGGCGACCTCGTCGGGCTCGATGAGCAGGTCGCCGGCGTCCACCGGTGCCGGGTCCGCGAGGCCTCCGGGCGCGCTCGCCGCGGTGCCGTCCGTGGACCACGCGTCGGGCGCGGACCAGCCGAGCAGGTCGCCCACGGGGTCGGACGCGGCGGCGAGCACGTCGGGCAGGCGCAGCACGATGCCGTCGTCCGCGTGCATGGCGGCGGCGTCCACGCCGAACCGCTCCCGCAGCCGCGCCCCCAGCACCAGCGCCCAGGGCGCGTGCACCCGGGCGCCGAACGGGGAGTGGACGACGACGCGCCAGTCGCCGAGCTCGTCCCGGAACCGCTCGACGACGACGGTGACGTCGCTGGGCAGCGCACCGGTCGCGGCGCGCTGCTCCCGCAGGTAGCCGAGCAGGTTGTCCGCGGCCCAGTCGTCCAGGCCGGCCTCCCGCACCCGCGCACGCGCGTCGGCGTCGGGCAGGTCGGCGACCTCGCGCGCCCACGCGCCCATCGCCCGGCCGAGCGACGCGGGGCGCCCCTGCGAGTCGCCCTTCCAGAAGGGCAGGCGGCCCGGCACCCCCGGTGCCGGGGTGACCAGCACCCGGTCCGGGGTGATGTCCTCGATGCGCCAGGTGCTCGACCCGAGCGTGAACGTGTCGCCGACGCGCGACTCGTAGACCATCTCCTCGTCGAGCTCGCCGACCCGCTTGCCGCCGCGGGTCCGCCCGCCCGAGCGCTCCGGGTCCACCGGCACGTCGGCGGTCTCCGACCCCGACGCGAGGAAGACCCCGTACAGCCCGCGGTCCGGGATGGTGCCGCCGCTGGTGACCGCGAGGCGCAGCGCGCCCGGTCGCGCGCTGAGCACGTCGGTGGCGCGGTCCCAGAGGATGCGGGGACGCAGCTCGGCGAACTCCTCGCTGGGGTACCGGCCCGCGAGCATGTCGAGCACCGCGCGCAGCGTGGCGTCACCCAGCGTCGCGAACGGGGCCGCCCGCCGCACGACCGCGGCGAGCTCGTGGACGGTCCAGGCCTCGGTGGCGACCATCGCCACGACCTGCTGCGCGAGCACGTCGAGGGGGTTCGCGGGCACCGCGACGGGCTCGATCTGGCCGGCCCGCATCCGCAGCGCCGTCACCGCCGCCGGCACGAGGTCCCCGCGGAAGGTCGGGAAGACCACGCCGTGGGAGACGGCGCCGACCTGGTGGCCCGCGCGGCCGATGCGCTGCAGCCCGCTCGCGGCGGACGGCGGCGCGCCGACCTGGACGACGAGGTCCACCGCGCCCATGTCGATGCCGAGCTCCAGCGACGAGGTCGCCACGACCGCCGGCAGCCGGCCCGCCTTGAGCTCCGACTCGGTCCGGGTGCGCTCGGCGCGGCTCATGGAGCCGTGGTGCGCGCGGGCGAGGATCGTCGTGGCGTCCCGCACGTCGACGCCGACGGCGGTGCCGGACTGGGCGGTGACCTGCGCGGCCCACAGCGTGCCGGGGTCCGGCACGTCCTCGCCCTGGCGCTCCGCCCACACCTCGTTCATGCGGGCGGTCAGCCGCTCGGCGCCGCGGCGCGAGTTGGTGAACACCAGCGTCGACCGGTGCTCCGCGACCAGGTCGACGACCCGCTCCTCCACGTGCGGCCAGATCGACGGGCGGGCGCCGCCCTCGGCCGCCGCCTGCCCGGTGAGGTCGCGCTCGCCCGGTGCCAGCGGGGCGACGCCGTCGCCGCCCGCGGGGGCACCGGGCCGCCGGCCGGACCCGTCGTCGGGCAGCGGCGCGGAGAGGTCCGTGAGGTCCGGCACGGGCACCACGACGTCGACCCGGATCTCCTTGGTGGCCGGGGGCTGCACCACGACCACCTCGCGCCCGCCCTCCGCGGGGGGCCGCCCGCCCGACAGGAACGCGGCGACGCGGTCCACCGGCGTGACGGTGGCCGACAGCCCGACGCGCTGCGCGGGGCCGGGCCCGCCGGGCCGGTCGAGCAGCGCGTCCAGCCGCTCCAGCGACACCGCGAGGTGCGCACCCCGCTTGGTCCCCGCGACCGCGTGGATCTCGTCGAGGATGACGGTCCGTACGCCCGCGAGCCCGGCACGCGCGCCGGAGGTCAGCACGAGGAACAGCGACTCGGGCGTGGTGATGAGGATGTCGGGCGGCTTGGTCGCGAACGCCCGGCGCTCGTTCGGTGGGGTGTCTCCGGTGCGCACGCCGACGCGCACCTCCGGGAGCGTCACGCCGCGCCGCGTCGCGGCCTGCCGGACGCCGACGAGCGGCGACCGGAGGTTGCGCTCGACGTCGGTGGCCAGCGCCTTCAGCGGCGAGACGTAGAGCACGCGGCAGCGCTGCAGCGGGTCCGCGTCCGGGTCAGGCGCGCCGTCGGGGCCGCCGGAGGGCTCCGCGACGATCCGGTCGAGCGCCCAGAGGAACGCCGCGAGCGTCTTGCCCGAGCCGGTCGGGGCCACCACCAGCGCGTGCCGTCCCGTCGACACCGCGTCCCACGCGCCGGCTTGCGCCGCGGTCGGGCCGGCGAACGCCCCGCGGAACCAGTCCCGGGTCGGCGCCGAGAACCGGTCGAGCACGTCGGTGCCGGTGGGGGCGTCCGGCGGCGGGGGTGGCGTCACCCCGTCATTCTGGCGCGGGCCACCGACAGCCGCCCTGCCGGCCGGTGTGAGCCGGGCGCTCCGCGCACGTACGCTCGGCCGGGGGCGGTCCGGTGGTCCGCCCGGCGGAGCGACGGGAGGCGCCGTGCGGTACCGGGAGTTCTGGCAGCTCGTCGACGAGGTGCTCGGCAGCGCCCACGGCCGGGCGCTGGTGCACGAGCTCGTCCTGCCGCGGCTGGACGGCCGCACCGCGGAGCAGGCGCTCGATGCCGGCGTGGAGCCGCGGGACGTGTGGCACGCACTGTGCGACGAACTGGACGTCCCCGACCCGCAGCGCTGGGGCGCCGACCGCCACCGGCAGGCACCGCCGCGCCGCTGACCCCACGCTGTCGCGGAGGGCGGCGGGACAGGTCCGCGGGCGGGGCCCGCGTGGCAGGCTGGGACCGTGCCGTCCGACGACCCGCGCCCGCGTCGTGGCTGGTGGTCGGTCACGCTCAGCGACGTCGGCGACGC
This is a stretch of genomic DNA from Cellulomonas sp. ES6. It encodes these proteins:
- a CDS encoding DEAD/DEAH box helicase is translated as MTPPPPPDAPTGTDVLDRFSAPTRDWFRGAFAGPTAAQAGAWDAVSTGRHALVVAPTGSGKTLAAFLWALDRIVAEPSGGPDGAPDPDADPLQRCRVLYVSPLKALATDVERNLRSPLVGVRQAATRRGVTLPEVRVGVRTGDTPPNERRAFATKPPDILITTPESLFLVLTSGARAGLAGVRTVILDEIHAVAGTKRGAHLAVSLERLDALLDRPGGPGPAQRVGLSATVTPVDRVAAFLSGGRPPAEGGREVVVVQPPATKEIRVDVVVPVPDLTDLSAPLPDDGSGRRPGAPAGGDGVAPLAPGERDLTGQAAAEGGARPSIWPHVEERVVDLVAEHRSTLVFTNSRRGAERLTARMNEVWAERQGEDVPDPGTLWAAQVTAQSGTAVGVDVRDATTILARAHHGSMSRAERTRTESELKAGRLPAVVATSSLELGIDMGAVDLVVQVGAPPSAASGLQRIGRAGHQVGAVSHGVVFPTFRGDLVPAAVTALRMRAGQIEPVAVPANPLDVLAQQVVAMVATEAWTVHELAAVVRRAAPFATLGDATLRAVLDMLAGRYPSEEFAELRPRILWDRATDVLSARPGALRLAVTSGGTIPDRGLYGVFLASGSETADVPVDPERSGGRTRGGKRVGELDEEMVYESRVGDTFTLGSSTWRIEDITPDRVLVTPAPGVPGRLPFWKGDSQGRPASLGRAMGAWAREVADLPDADARARVREAGLDDWAADNLLGYLREQRAATGALPSDVTVVVERFRDELGDWRVVVHSPFGARVHAPWALVLGARLRERFGVDAAAMHADDGIVLRLPDVLAAASDPVGDLLGWSAPDAWSTDGTAASAPGGLADPAPVDAGDLLIEPDEVADAVRTELGGSAMFGARFREAAARALLLPRRRPDRRQPLWQQRQRSAQLLSVASRYPDFPILLEAVRECLQDDFDIDALVELMRDVSAGRVRVVEVTTTRPSPFAQSLLFGYTAQFLYDGDAPLAERRAAALTLDPTLLEELLGGGGGSQVADLLDPDAVLRTEAELTGTDPDRQARTAEQVADVLRRHGPLPLAGVEVRTRGDVRGEVAGWLADLEHARRLIRVRISGVSGGDAEQWAAVEDAGRLRDALGVALPVGVPEVFTEVLPDPLGDLLRRHARTHGPFTAAQAAARFGLGSAVVQSALRPLERAGVVVQGRLRPDALGGVGDEYCDADVLRTLRRRSLAALRSEVEPVPQVALGRFLPAWQHATARADRPAPGALRGVDGLARAVEQLAGAVVPASALESLVLPARVADYSPALLDELTAAGEVLWAGHGTLPGRDGLVSLHLAGTADLTLPPLAAPDDDDPAAAHLATPLHRALVAALQGGGAYFAGALASRVAGDLEEPASQSAVVDALWDLVWAGLVTNDGLAPLRARLAGGRTAHRAPAGPGASPRARALTMGRYGGRPGLRGSGLGLRSPGLAGVPAPGVPAAGEGGGRWSMLPPRETDPTRRAHALAAQLLDRHGVLTRAVAPAEGISGQFAAVYRVLAALEQAGQVRRGYFVEHLGGSQFALPGAVDQLRADARTLERLAEQSAPPDADRAVALLAATDPANPYGAALAWPARADASTGHRPGRKAGSVVVLVDGELALYLERGGRTVLTFTEDDDVLRLATARLADAVREGRLGRVTLVRADGEELLGASGTPLGRALAAAGFGATPRGLRLRGAR
- a CDS encoding helix-turn-helix transcriptional regulator, which gives rise to MVVLRREIGDVLRDARQRQGRTLREVSSAARVSLGYLSEVERGQKEASSELLASICEALDVPLSLVLREVSDRIAVAEGLLIPDTVPVDLASALGGQDSSWTRHRPELAPVG
- a CDS encoding DNA-formamidopyrimidine glycosylase family protein gives rise to the protein MPEGDILRRTARRLDEALAGRELVRADLRWPTAATVDLVGRTVLGTASYGKHLLTRFDDGRTLHTHLRMDGSWRVARTGTPGARAAGPAVRAVLGNATWTAVGELIGMLDVVPTRDEHTLIGHLGPDLLADDFETTGLPEALRRWEARGATPVCEVLLDQTVVAGIGTIYMADSLFLERIWPWTPADEVPDPGRLLRVARAIMLRSVGTALPSTTGETYRGRTTWVHGRLREPCRRCGAPVRRGLAGAPPRERPAYFCGVCQRPATTHR
- a CDS encoding DUF3046 domain-containing protein yields the protein MRYREFWQLVDEVLGSAHGRALVHELVLPRLDGRTAEQALDAGVEPRDVWHALCDELDVPDPQRWGADRHRQAPPRR
- a CDS encoding CinA family protein, which translates into the protein MSDGSGRRDGHAAGLLAALRDRGWTVAVAESLTGGLVAAALVDVPGASQSLRGGVVAYATDVKGSVLGVDRELLAAHGAVHPEVARQMAEQVRALLGADVGLATTGVAGPEPQDGFSPGTVHVAVATPAGTVVRTLALVGGRAAIRAATCDAVLAEALRVVREAPAPGDPGTRDPAPTLDPT